CGTCCGGCGCGGAGGTCGTCGAGCCGATCGGCGAACTCCTCGGCGCCGACCGGGTCGTGGCGACCCGCATGGTCGTCGGCGACGACGGCTGCTTCACGGGCGAGATCGAGTACTACGCCTACGGGCCGACCAAGGCCGCGGCGGTCAAGGCGCTCGCCGCTTCCGAGGGTTATGACCTGGACCGCTGTTACGCGTACAGCGACTCCGCCACCGACCTGCCGATGCTCCAGTCGGTCGGCCACCCGTACGCGGTCAATCCGGACAGGGCGCTGCGTCGTGAGGCGACGGCCCGCGATTGGCCGATTCTCGTCTTCAACCGGCCGGTCCGGCTGAAGCAGCGGCTGCCCGCGTTCTCCATGCCGCCACGGCCGGCGCTCGTCGCGGCGGCAGCGGTGGGCGCGGCGGCGGCCACGGCCGGGCTGGTCTGGTACGCGAGCCGGCGGCGTCAGGCGGCGTCCGCGTGAGCCGACCGGTCAAGGCCGTCCAGTTCGTCCTTATTTGAACCTAAAAGTAAAGTCGCGGAGCGAGGTCTTTCGCTTCTCCACAGACAGGAGTAGAAAGGAATCGACGGCCCGCGAGACCGAGGACATCCGAGAGGATGACCTTAGAACGCACTCAGGCCCCACGGACCGAGCATGAAAACCGAGTACCCACGCCACGTCGACCCGTCGAATACGGGCCAGCCGCACCAGGGACGGGCGAAGTTTCCGACCTGATGGGCAAAACTACGAGGACGCCTGGTAACTCGGTGGACGTGCCAGCGGCGGTACCTCTCGGGTACCGCCGCATTTCTGTCGATACCACCACATCTCCGCTTGTCGATACCGCCGCGTTCCCGCGCGCACCGCGGACGCCTCAGGCCGCGCCGCGCTGAAGCGCCTCGCACACGGCCGTGGACTCCCTGACACCCAGTTCAACCGCGTGCCCGCAGTGTCCGATCCAGGCCGCCATCCCGTCCGGTGTTCCCGACAGATAGCCGTCGAAGGCCGCCACATAAGCGGCGCGTCCCAGTTCGGCGTGCCCGACCTCGGACGGGCAGATCGACTTGGGGTCGAGCCCGCTGCCGACCAGCACGATCCGCTCGGCGGCCCGCGCCACCAGGCCGTTGTACGAGCCGAAGGGACGCAGCGCCAGCAGTTCGCCGTGCACGACCGCGGCCATGACGAGCGCGGGCGCCGAACTCCCGGCGATCACCAACTCGGCGAGCCCGTCCAGCCGTCCGGCGACCTCGTCGGCGGGGGGAAACGGCGCCTCGATCAGCGGCTTGGGGCTCTCGGGCCCCGGCGTCTCGACGACAGGTTCGCCCGCCAGCCTCGGCCGCCCGACCGTCTCACCCGCGACACCGGCAACACTCATGGCCGGAGCCGTATCCACTCCCGTACTCGCACCCGCGCCACCGGCCGCCACCAGATGCAGCCTGGCCAGCACTCGCACGGGTGACTGCCGCCAGATCGAGAGCAGTTGGCCCGCCTCCGCCGTCAGCCGCAGCGCGGCCCCCACCGTCAACGCGTCGGCCGCCGCGCCGAAGTCGCTGCGCCTGCGCACCTCTTCCAGCGCCCAGTCCGCGCCCGAGAGCGCCGCCGACCCGCGCGCGGCACGCAGCGCGGCCTCCGAGGTGACCTCGTTGCTGCGCCGTCTCATCACGCGGTGCCCGTAGACGCGGTCGACCGCCTTCCGTACCGAATCCACCGCGTCGGGGACGCCCGGCAGGGAGCCCAGAGCCGCGAGTGGGTCATGCCCTCGCGGAGCGGGCGAAGCGTTCGGGGCTGTCGTACTCATAGGTAGCTAGGCTACGCGCCCGCAGCGCACGCCCCACGTTGGAGTGGTCTTCCTCACCCGATGTGACAGCACACAGCGACATGACCACTACGCTAGGTGAACATGAAGATCGCTTTCGTGGGAAAGGGCGGCAGCGGCAAGACGACGCTGGCCTCGCTCTTCATCCGCCATCTGACCGCCAACGAGGCCCCCGTCATCGCGGTGGACGCCGACATCAACCAGCATCTCGGGGCCGCGCTCGGTCTCGACGAGGCCCAGACCGCCGCGCTGCCGGCGATGGGCGCGCATCTGCCGCTCATCAAGGAGTATCTGCGGGGCACCAACCAGCGGATCACCTCCGCCGACTCGATGATCAAGACGACACCCCCCGGCGAGGGCTCGCGGCTTCTGCGGGTCCGCGAGTCCAACCCGGTGTACGACGCCTGCGCCCGCACCGTCCGGCTGGACGACGGCGACGTCCAGCTGATGGCGACGGGGCCCTTCACCGAATCCGATCTGGGCGTGGCCTGCTACCACTCCAAGGTCGGCGCGGTCGAGCTCTGCCTGAACCACCTCCTCGACGGCCCGGACGAATACGTCGTCGTCGACATGACGGCGGGCTCGGACTCGTTCGCGTCCGGGTTGTTCACCCGGTTCGACATGACGTTCCTGGTGGTCGAACCGACGCGTAAGGGCGTGTCCGTCTACCGCCAGTACAAGGAGTACGCACGGGACTTCGGCATCGCGCTGAACGTCGTCGGCAACAAGGTCCAGGCCCAGGACGACGTGGACTTCCTCCAGGACGAGGTGGGCGACGACCTGCTCGTCACCCTCGGGCACTCGGACTGGGTGCGGTCCATGGAGAAGGGCCGCCCCGCCCCGTTCGAGCTGCTGGAGGCGGAGAACCGCGTGGCGCTCCAGATGCTGGAGGACGCGGCGGAGGACTCGTACGCCTACCGCGACTGGGAGCGCTACACGCGGCAGATGGTGCACTTCCACCTGAAGAACGCGGAGAGCTGGGGCAATGCCAAGACGGGCGCGGACCTGGCCGCACAGGTCGACCCGGCGTTCGTGCTCCGCGAGGAGACAGCGGTCCCGCAGCCGAGCTGATCGTGGCGGTGGGTGCGGCGCGGCAGAGAGACCTGCCGCACCGCACCCGCCGCTCACACCCCTCGCGACTGACGCGCGCTCAACTCACCGCCCGGCGCCCGGATCCCCTTCGGGCCCCGAGTCCGGCGCCGCCGGGGCCAGCGGTGAGGCGGGCGCCTTGGGCGCCGTCAGATACGACTGCCAGCCCGTCGCCGGCTTCTGGCCGACGCCCAGCTCCCGCAGTCTGTCGAGCGTCGCCGGGTCCTGTGCCTCCAGCCAGTCCACGAGTTCCTTGAAACTCACGCACCGCACGCCGTCCTTCACACAGACGGTCTTGATCGTCTCCTCGACGGCGCGCATGTACGTGCCGCCGTTCCACGACTCGAAGTGGTTGCCGATGATCAGCGGCGCGCGGTTGCCGTCGTAGGCGCGGCCGAAGGCCTGGAGCAGACCGTCACGCATCTGGTTGCCCCAGTATTCGTGCTTGGACGGGTCGCCGTTGACCGTCTTCGACTGGTTGAACATGAAGTTGTAGTCCATCGAGAGCGTCTCGAACTTCCGGCCGGGCACCGGGACGAGCTGGAGCGGGATGTCCCACATCCCCTCGGCCTTCTTCGGCCAGACCTGGTTGCCGATACCGCTGGAGTCGTAGCGGAAGCCCATCGTCCGCGCCGCCCGCATCATGTTCTTCTGCCCTTCCAGGCAGGGCGTGCGGGCGCCGACGAGTTCCTTCTCGTAGTCGAAGGGAAGCGGGGCCTCGTTCGTCATGCCGCTGTTGGTCTTCCAGTTCTTCACGAAGGCCTTGGCCTGGCTGATCTCGCTCTTCCACTCCTCGACGGACCAGCTGCCGACACCGCCGTTCGCGCCGCAGAAGTGCCCGTTGAAGTGGGTGCCGATCTCGTTGCCGTCCTGCCAGGCGCCGCGCAGTTCGCGCAGTGTGTTCTTGATGCCCTCGGCGTCGTTGAAGCCGATGTCCGAGCGGCCGGCCGCGTGCTGCGGGGGGCTGTACTGCTCGGACTTGTCCTTCGGCAGCAGATAGACACCGCTGAGGAAGTACGTCATCTTCGCGTCGTACTTCTTGCCCACCTCGCGGAAGTGGGAGAAGAGCTTCTGGCTGTCCTCGCCGGCGCCGTCCCAGGAGAACACCACGAACTGGGGCGGCTTCTGACCGGGCTTCAGACGTTCCGGCTTGAGGACGCCGGGCTGGGCGCCGGTGTACGCCGTCGAGCCGTCGCCGATGAGCCGCACCGCGCTCTTGGGCGGCCCCTTCTTCGCTCCGAGGGCGCCCCCCTCGGCCTTCGTCCCGGACTTGGTCTCGGACTTCGTCTCCGGGGAGCCGGACCCGGAGCATCCGGCGAGCCCCACGGCCAGCGCCGTCACAGCCGCACCGCAGGCGATCCTCTTTCTGGCGGCCAGCATCCGCCCACCTCTTCCCTCAGATTCTGTGCGTTGAAGCGCCGAAACGCCGAGCACGGCGCCGAGCGCCGACAACGTCGCACTGGGACCCGAGGGGATCCGGTATGACAAGCCGGACAAAATGACTAATCACTCCCAGGGGTGAATGTCTGCCCCATTTGCCCGGAAAGTCACGCCTCAATCTTTACTCTCCATTACGATCCATTTACTGATTGTTGATGATCCCGCCTATGCACGCCGTGACCCACGGCCGCGTCCCCACATATCCCGCGACCGCGCTGCCCCGGAGGAGACGGGAACCATGTCCGCCTGCGTCCCCACCCGCGAAGACCAGCCCCACCGTCCGCACAAGCAGAACGCCGACACTCCACCGCCCGGACGACGGCGGGGATTCCGGATCGCCGGGGCGGACTTCTCCGCCTCCATCTCGGTCTTCCTGATCGCACTTCCGCTCTCCCTCGGCATCGCGCTCGCCACCGGCGCTCCCCTCCAGGCCGGTCTCGTCGCCGCGGCCGTCGGCGGCCTCGTCGTCGGCCGCTTCGGCGGCGCGCCA
The nucleotide sequence above comes from Streptomyces sp. NBC_01716. Encoded proteins:
- a CDS encoding HAD family hydrolase, with translation MLDFVENHSLPRTAAFFDLDKTVIAKSSTLTFSKSFYQGGLINRRAVLRTAYTQFVFLAGGADHDQMERMREYLSALCKGWNVQQVKEIVAETLHDLIDPIIYDEAASLIEDHHTAGRDVVIVSTSGAEVVEPIGELLGADRVVATRMVVGDDGCFTGEIEYYAYGPTKAAAVKALAASEGYDLDRCYAYSDSATDLPMLQSVGHPYAVNPDRALRREATARDWPILVFNRPVRLKQRLPAFSMPPRPALVAAAAVGAAAATAGLVWYASRRRQAASA
- a CDS encoding oxidoreductase; protein product: MSTTAPNASPAPRGHDPLAALGSLPGVPDAVDSVRKAVDRVYGHRVMRRRSNEVTSEAALRAARGSAALSGADWALEEVRRRSDFGAAADALTVGAALRLTAEAGQLLSIWRQSPVRVLARLHLVAAGGAGASTGVDTAPAMSVAGVAGETVGRPRLAGEPVVETPGPESPKPLIEAPFPPADEVAGRLDGLAELVIAGSSAPALVMAAVVHGELLALRPFGSYNGLVARAAERIVLVGSGLDPKSICPSEVGHAELGRAAYVAAFDGYLSGTPDGMAAWIGHCGHAVELGVRESTAVCEALQRGAA
- a CDS encoding ATP-binding protein encodes the protein MKIAFVGKGGSGKTTLASLFIRHLTANEAPVIAVDADINQHLGAALGLDEAQTAALPAMGAHLPLIKEYLRGTNQRITSADSMIKTTPPGEGSRLLRVRESNPVYDACARTVRLDDGDVQLMATGPFTESDLGVACYHSKVGAVELCLNHLLDGPDEYVVVDMTAGSDSFASGLFTRFDMTFLVVEPTRKGVSVYRQYKEYARDFGIALNVVGNKVQAQDDVDFLQDEVGDDLLVTLGHSDWVRSMEKGRPAPFELLEAENRVALQMLEDAAEDSYAYRDWERYTRQMVHFHLKNAESWGNAKTGADLAAQVDPAFVLREETAVPQPS